One window from the genome of Lacerta agilis isolate rLacAgi1 chromosome 18, rLacAgi1.pri, whole genome shotgun sequence encodes:
- the HAPLN4 gene encoding hyaluronan and proteoglycan link protein 4, giving the protein MLPSRAVTVTCLHLAVFILCFQLAAPQKGRKKVVHVSEDDSGAVVVQTAPGKVVTHRGGTIILPCRFHYDVSAHDPDEIRLKWTKLVEPMAFEDVFVAMGVERRAFGSYRGRTALQEDGSGDASLIIRNVTLQDYGRYECEVTNELEDDAGMVNLDLEGVIFPYHPRLGRYSLNFHDAQQACLEQDGILASYDQLHEAWLEGMDWCNAGWLQDGSVQYPISKPRDECGRKETPVGVRNYGYRHKDDERYDAFCFTSNLDGKVYFLKTYRKLSFPEAVQACKKNGGSVAKVGQLYAAWKIQLLDKCEAGWVGDGSIRYPIVNPRTRCGGREPGVRNLGFPDKKYKLFGVYCYRSATSGGSKKAAKEGAGKRKPLQV; this is encoded by the exons aTGCTTCCCTCGAGGGCTGTGACCGTCACCTGCCTCCACCTTGCCGTCTTCATCCTCTGCTTCCAGCTCGCGGCTCCTCAGAAAGGACGGAAGAAAGTTGTGCATGTCTCAG AGGATGACAGTGGTGCCGTCGTGGTGCAGACGGCGCCGGGGAAGGTGGTCACCCACCGGGGCGGCACCATCATCCTGCCTTGCCGCTTCCACTACGATGTCTCGGCCCACGACCCTGACGAGATCCGCCTGAAGTGGACCAAGCTGGTGGAGCCCATGGCCTTTGAGGACGTCTTTGTGGCGATGGGCGTGGAGCGCAGGGCTTTTGGGAGCTACAGGGGCCGCACGGCGCTGCAGGAGGACGGCTCTGGGGACGCCTCCCTCATCATCCGGAACGTGACCCTCCAGGACTACGGCCGCTACGAATGCGAGGTGACCAATGAGCTGGAGGACGatgcagggatggtgaacctggACTTGGAAG GGGTGATCTTCCCTTACCATCCCCGCCTGGGGCGCTACAGCCTGAACTTCCACGACGCCCAGCAGGCGTGCCTAGAGCAGGATGGGATCCTGGCTTCCTACGACCAGCTCCACGAAGCCTGGCTGGAGGGAATGGATTGGTGCAACGCTGGCTGGCTGCAGGACGGCTCGGTGCAGTACCCCATCTCCAAGCCGCGGGATGAGTGCGGGCGGAAGGAGACCCCCGTCGGGGTGCGCAATTACGGCTACCGCCACAAAGACGACGAGCGTTACGACGCCTTCTGCTTCACTTCGAATCTGGACG gCAAAGTCTACTTCCTCAAGACCTACCGCAAGCTGAGCTTCCCGGAAGCCGTCCAGGCGTGCAAGAAGAACGGAGGCTCCGTGGCCAAAGTCGGCCAGCTCTACGCTGCCTGGAAGATCCAGCTCTTGGACAAGTGTGAGGCTGGCTGGGTGGGCGACGGCAGCATCCGCTACCCCATTGTCAACCCGAGAACCCGCTGCGGGGGCCGCGAGCCGGGCGTCCGCAACCTGGGCTTCCCCGACAAGAAATACAAGCTCTTTGGCGTCTATTGCTACAGAAGCGCCACCAGTGGGGGGTCCAAGAAGGCTGCTAAGGAAGGAGCAGGCAAGCGGAAACCTTTGCAGGTGTAA